A genomic window from Methanovulcanius yangii includes:
- a CDS encoding prephenate dehydrogenase/arogenate dehydrogenase family protein, with translation MKTVGIIGGTGAMGGLFAPVFSRAGFDVEISGRTTPLSNRDLAMDSDIVIISVPIRETVKVIEEIAPFLSADQVLCDFTSLKVKPIAAMLGTPAQVLGLHPMFGPGVASLAGQTVIATPARCASPVCTEILDVFRNEGARVTITTPEEHDRIMAVIQGLMHFSTLVVAETMRSAGVSPVEMQRFTSPVYRIETGIVGRILGQEADLYGPILQENPEVGRIVSSFVQASERLAEIVTGGDTGKFDAFFAANREFFLPVIPESTDVTDRLIASLVNP, from the coding sequence ATGAAGACGGTAGGAATTATTGGCGGGACCGGCGCGATGGGGGGGCTCTTTGCTCCTGTCTTTTCCCGTGCGGGATTTGATGTGGAAATCTCGGGAAGAACGACACCCCTGAGCAATCGGGACCTTGCGATGGATTCGGATATCGTCATCATCTCGGTTCCCATCCGGGAGACGGTGAAGGTCATTGAGGAGATAGCACCGTTTCTCTCGGCGGATCAGGTCCTCTGCGATTTCACGTCCCTGAAGGTGAAACCCATTGCTGCAATGCTTGGAACACCGGCGCAGGTGTTGGGCCTGCATCCGATGTTCGGGCCGGGGGTTGCATCCCTTGCCGGACAAACGGTGATTGCAACGCCAGCCCGGTGTGCGTCACCGGTCTGTACTGAGATCCTGGATGTATTCAGGAACGAAGGTGCCCGGGTAACAATCACCACTCCGGAGGAGCACGACCGAATCATGGCGGTCATCCAGGGCCTGATGCATTTTTCGACCCTGGTCGTTGCAGAAACGATGCGGAGTGCAGGGGTCTCCCCGGTTGAGATGCAGCGGTTTACGAGTCCTGTTTACCGTATCGAAACCGGGATCGTCGGACGAATCCTCGGTCAGGAGGCTGATCTCTATGGCCCCATCCTCCAGGAGAATCCCGAAGTTGGAAGAATCGTCTCTTCCTTCGTCCAGGCCTCTGAACGTCTGGCAGAAATTGTTACAGGTGGCGATACCGGAAAATTCGATGCGTTCTTCGCGGCGAACCGTGAGTTCTTCCTGCCGGTGATCCCCGAAAGTACGGATGTGACCGACCGTCTTATTGCGTCGCTGGTGAATCCATGA
- a CDS encoding 3-dehydroquinate synthase II, protein MKLFWVDVRPWNKEIATTALERGAGALFVEDPEKARALGRVTTIAPGGDLEPGRDVFEVVIDGKAGEEEALARSRQGYAIVSTTDWSVIPLENLVAQSDRIIAVVTDAEEARVALTVLEKGCAGILLRTNDPAVVPAVAAVAESTAATCVLVPLTVRNVEQGIMGDRVCVDTCSLLHDGEGMLIGSSSSAFLLVHAETLENPYVAPRPFRVNAGAVHAYAMMADGKTKYLSEVRAGDRVLVAAADGSAREAMVGRVKVERRPLVVIDLEGPDGTTFSAVLQNAETVRLVAPDGSALSVAAIRPGDVVLGHVQRGGRHFGIAVEETIMEQ, encoded by the coding sequence GTGAAGCTCTTCTGGGTGGATGTGCGCCCGTGGAACAAGGAGATCGCAACGACGGCACTGGAACGGGGTGCAGGGGCGCTCTTTGTCGAGGATCCGGAAAAGGCCCGCGCACTCGGCAGAGTGACCACCATCGCCCCCGGCGGGGATCTCGAACCGGGCCGGGATGTCTTTGAAGTCGTCATCGACGGAAAGGCGGGAGAGGAGGAAGCGCTGGCCCGTTCGAGGCAGGGCTATGCCATTGTCTCGACCACGGACTGGTCGGTCATCCCCCTGGAGAACCTCGTCGCCCAGTCCGACAGGATAATTGCCGTCGTCACGGATGCCGAAGAAGCCCGCGTCGCACTGACTGTTTTGGAGAAAGGCTGTGCGGGGATTCTCCTCCGGACGAATGATCCTGCGGTCGTACCGGCGGTGGCCGCGGTCGCCGAGAGCACAGCCGCCACCTGTGTTCTCGTTCCCCTGACGGTCAGGAACGTGGAGCAGGGCATCATGGGCGACCGGGTCTGTGTCGACACCTGTTCTCTTCTGCATGACGGTGAAGGGATGCTCATCGGCAGTTCGTCGTCGGCATTTCTTCTCGTCCATGCAGAGACGCTGGAAAACCCCTATGTCGCACCGCGGCCGTTCCGGGTGAATGCCGGGGCCGTCCATGCCTATGCGATGATGGCGGACGGCAAGACCAAATACCTCTCGGAAGTCCGGGCGGGCGACCGCGTACTCGTTGCAGCCGCCGACGGTTCGGCACGCGAGGCGATGGTGGGAAGAGTGAAGGTGGAGCGCCGTCCCCTCGTGGTGATCGACCTGGAAGGGCCCGACGGGACGACGTTCAGCGCCGTTCTCCAGAACGCAGAGACGGTACGACTGGTGGCTCCGGACGGGTCCGCCCTCTCGGTTGCGGCCATCCGTCCGGGAGATGTGGTTCTCGGCCATGTGCAGCGCGGCGGCCGCCATTTCGGCATTGCGGTCGAAGAGACCATCATGGAACAGTGA
- a CDS encoding 2-amino-3,7-dideoxy-D-threo-hept-6-ulosonate synthase — MEIGKAIRLERIMDRNTGKSVIIPMDHGFSLGQIYGLGDMSQVISDVSEGGANAIVLHKGMVRHGHRKHGRDIGLVVHLSASTSMNPDPNDKVSVCTVEEAIALGADCVSIHVNLGASNESRMLEEAGAISKECTRWGMPLLVMIYPRGDHIDPTDPHAIGHCVRVAEELGADIIKTSYTGDPASFAAITGACAIPVVVAGGEKGDDLAALAMIRDAISAGAAGVAMGRNAFQRENPSGFIRAICRVVHGGEDPHTALEECR; from the coding sequence ATGGAAATCGGAAAGGCGATACGTCTGGAGCGGATCATGGACAGAAACACCGGGAAGTCGGTTATCATACCGATGGACCATGGCTTTTCCCTCGGCCAGATATACGGCCTTGGGGATATGTCGCAGGTGATATCCGATGTCAGTGAAGGAGGGGCGAACGCCATCGTTCTCCACAAGGGCATGGTACGACACGGTCACAGGAAACATGGCCGGGATATCGGCCTCGTCGTCCACCTGTCGGCAAGCACCAGCATGAATCCCGACCCAAACGACAAGGTGAGTGTCTGCACGGTGGAAGAGGCGATCGCGCTCGGAGCCGATTGTGTTTCCATTCATGTGAATCTGGGAGCATCCAACGAGTCGAGAATGCTCGAGGAAGCGGGAGCAATCTCAAAGGAATGCACGCGGTGGGGAATGCCGCTTCTCGTGATGATCTACCCACGGGGTGATCATATCGACCCCACCGACCCGCATGCCATCGGCCACTGTGTCCGGGTGGCCGAAGAGCTCGGTGCCGATATCATCAAGACCAGCTATACTGGCGATCCGGCAAGTTTTGCCGCCATCACAGGCGCCTGTGCCATCCCGGTGGTGGTTGCGGGCGGGGAAAAAGGCGATGACCTCGCGGCGCTTGCCATGATTCGTGATGCAATAAGTGCCGGGGCTGCGGGTGTTGCGATGGGGCGCAATGCCTTCCAGCGCGAAAACCCATCAGGGTTCATCCGTGCCATATGCCGGGTGGTGCATGGAGGCGAGGATCCGCACACCGCCCTGGAGGAATGCCGGTGA
- a CDS encoding 2-amino-3,7-dideoxy-D-threo-hept-6-ulosonate synthase, with protein MRGKEIRLERIMNRETGTTVIVPMDHGVSSGPVAGLIDLDDAVGKVARGGANAVIGHIGLALHGHRKGGPDIGLILHLSASTDLGPDPNDKVIVNTVTNALKMGADGVSVHCNIGAESEARMLADLGRIAVECMEWGMPLLAMMYPRGAKVEDEKGVENVKHAARVASELGADIVKTPYTGDPDSFREVTMGCHVPVVVAGGSKTDDRTTLELIEGAMEAGAAGISIGRNAFQHPNPDLFVRAMAMVVHEHRSAEEAMEILRV; from the coding sequence ATGAGAGGAAAAGAAATTCGTCTTGAAAGAATCATGAACCGTGAAACGGGCACCACCGTCATCGTGCCCATGGACCACGGGGTATCGTCGGGCCCTGTCGCAGGTCTTATCGACCTTGATGATGCGGTCGGCAAGGTCGCCCGCGGCGGAGCAAATGCCGTAATAGGCCACATAGGACTTGCATTGCACGGTCATCGGAAGGGAGGGCCGGACATCGGGCTCATCCTGCATCTCTCTGCAAGCACCGACCTCGGACCCGACCCGAATGACAAGGTGATCGTAAATACGGTCACCAATGCCCTGAAGATGGGCGCCGACGGGGTCAGCGTGCACTGCAACATCGGTGCCGAGTCGGAAGCACGGATGCTTGCAGACCTCGGCAGAATTGCTGTGGAATGTATGGAATGGGGCATGCCGCTCCTTGCCATGATGTACCCGCGCGGAGCAAAGGTCGAGGATGAAAAGGGTGTGGAGAACGTCAAACACGCGGCACGTGTCGCATCCGAACTCGGGGCGGACATCGTCAAGACTCCCTACACCGGCGATCCGGACTCATTCCGTGAGGTGACGATGGGCTGCCATGTGCCGGTGGTCGTCGCCGGCGGGTCGAAGACCGATGATCGCACCACCCTCGAACTGATAGAGGGGGCGATGGAAGCGGGCGCCGCAGGAATATCCATCGGGCGCAATGCATTTCAGCATCCGAATCCTGACCTCTTTGTACGGGCAATGGCCATGGTCGTGCATGAACACCGGAGCGCCGAAGAGGCAATGGAGATTCTGAGGGTATAA
- the nadX gene encoding aspartate dehydrogenase: MKKVGLLGCGNVGHIIAERCDGFVVTAVFDVDTRRAEEVANLCGARVYPDFDRFLESDADIIVEAASVAAVREYAQTILTKGKDIVILSVGALADEELRRGIEQLAAATDHRVYIPSGAIVGLDGLKTGEFANITRVVLRTTKNPASLGIATNERMLVFKGTAADCIREFPKNINVAVAIELASGVKAEVELWADPAAIRNIHELTYEGEFGEVTITVRNNPSPDNPATSYLAALSILTLLRNLDRPLQIGT; this comes from the coding sequence ATGAAAAAGGTCGGACTCCTTGGGTGTGGCAATGTCGGTCATATCATTGCCGAAAGGTGTGACGGATTCGTCGTAACTGCAGTCTTTGATGTGGATACCAGAAGGGCCGAAGAGGTCGCAAACCTCTGTGGTGCGAGAGTATATCCCGACTTTGACAGATTTCTGGAATCCGATGCCGACATCATCGTCGAGGCGGCATCGGTCGCGGCCGTCAGGGAATATGCACAGACGATCCTCACAAAGGGAAAGGACATCGTAATACTCAGCGTTGGCGCGCTAGCCGATGAAGAACTCAGAAGGGGCATCGAGCAGCTTGCCGCTGCGACAGACCACAGGGTCTACATTCCATCAGGGGCTATTGTCGGGCTCGACGGACTCAAGACAGGTGAATTTGCAAATATCACCCGTGTCGTTCTGCGGACAACCAAGAACCCCGCCTCCCTCGGGATTGCCACAAATGAGAGGATGCTTGTCTTCAAGGGAACCGCAGCGGACTGTATCAGGGAATTCCCGAAAAATATTAATGTCGCAGTTGCAATTGAACTTGCATCCGGTGTGAAGGCAGAGGTCGAACTCTGGGCTGATCCCGCAGCAATAAGGAATATTCATGAACTCACATATGAAGGAGAATTCGGTGAAGTGACGATCACCGTCAGGAACAATCCAAGTCCGGACAATCCTGCAACAAGTTATCTTGCTGCCCTGTCCATCCTCACCCTGCTGCGCAATCTCGACCGACCGTTACAGATTGGAACCTGA
- the nadA gene encoding quinolinate synthase NadA, with product MNEEIIREILELKKRRNAVILAHNYQPPEIQDIADILGDSLELAIRAKEAREDVIVFCGVLFMAETAKILNPSKTVLLPEKDAGCPLADFLTPEMIREARREHPGAAVVLYVNSTAASKAEADITCTSANAVDVVRSLEAETVLFGPDSNLADYVQSKIPEKQIIPLPRGGHCYVHQQFTCDDVIEAAERGDVTICHPECPREVRNGSDLVASTGGMVRMAESARTWTLLTERDMAYRLRTLYPDRIFHVKEGAVCRDMKKITLDSVLRSLRTDTYEIELPDEIMERAKVPIERMLALR from the coding sequence ATGAACGAAGAAATCATTCGCGAAATATTGGAACTGAAAAAACGCAGAAATGCCGTGATTCTTGCACATAATTATCAGCCCCCGGAAATTCAGGATATCGCCGATATCCTGGGTGACAGTCTCGAGCTTGCGATACGGGCAAAGGAGGCACGGGAAGATGTCATCGTGTTCTGTGGCGTTCTCTTCATGGCAGAGACTGCAAAGATCCTCAATCCATCAAAGACCGTTCTGCTTCCGGAAAAGGACGCAGGATGTCCCCTCGCAGATTTTCTCACACCGGAGATGATCAGGGAGGCACGCAGGGAGCATCCGGGTGCCGCTGTCGTCCTCTATGTAAACTCCACCGCCGCCTCAAAGGCGGAGGCGGATATCACCTGCACCTCGGCCAATGCGGTGGATGTCGTGCGGTCGCTCGAGGCCGAAACCGTCCTCTTCGGCCCGGATTCGAATCTGGCCGACTATGTCCAGTCAAAAATTCCGGAGAAGCAGATCATTCCTCTTCCCCGCGGCGGTCACTGCTATGTGCATCAGCAGTTCACCTGTGACGATGTCATCGAAGCTGCCGAACGGGGCGATGTGACCATATGTCACCCTGAATGTCCACGTGAGGTGCGCAATGGGTCCGACCTTGTTGCATCGACCGGAGGAATGGTGCGGATGGCAGAGAGTGCCCGTACCTGGACACTCCTGACCGAACGCGACATGGCGTACCGCCTGCGCACCCTCTACCCCGACAGGATCTTCCACGTGAAGGAGGGAGCGGTATGCAGGGATATGAAAAAGATCACCCTTGATTCGGTCCTTCGGTCACTCAGGACCGACACCTATGAGATTGAACTCCCCGATGAAATTATGGAGCGGGCGAAAGTACCCATCGAACGTATGCTTGCCCTGAGGTAG
- the nadC gene encoding carboxylating nicotinate-nucleotide diphosphorylase, giving the protein MTEIERLLQFIEEDSPYGDITSESLIPPERECSARILTRQACTIAGVEEASLLFTHYGCTVRRSVQDGDKLSSGATVIEISGKTITILLLERPVLNLMGRMSGIATATARAAGLAREANSRVRVAGTRKTAPGLRFFDKKAVRLGGGDPHRSSLSDQILIKDNHLEIIPIEEAVARARAVTRYKTIEVEVETPEEALRGAQAGADILLLDNMKPITVQKTLDLLESRDVRRNVLIEVSGTITEETLEAYAVLDIDLISMGSLTHSVVNTDVSLEILPGMQTIRL; this is encoded by the coding sequence ATGACCGAAATAGAACGTCTTCTCCAATTCATTGAAGAAGATTCCCCGTATGGCGATATTACATCAGAATCACTGATCCCGCCGGAACGGGAATGCAGTGCACGAATCCTTACCCGGCAGGCGTGTACCATCGCGGGGGTGGAGGAGGCATCGCTCCTCTTCACGCACTACGGATGCACGGTGCGGCGGAGCGTTCAGGACGGAGACAAACTGTCGTCCGGGGCAACCGTCATCGAGATCTCCGGGAAAACCATTACTATTCTCCTGCTGGAACGCCCCGTCCTCAATCTGATGGGACGTATGAGCGGGATCGCCACTGCCACCGCCCGTGCGGCCGGACTGGCACGGGAGGCAAATTCCCGTGTCCGGGTCGCAGGAACACGAAAAACCGCTCCAGGACTCAGGTTCTTTGACAAAAAGGCTGTTCGGCTTGGTGGTGGTGACCCGCACCGGTCCAGCCTCTCCGACCAGATACTCATCAAGGACAATCATCTCGAGATCATTCCCATCGAGGAGGCCGTGGCCCGGGCCCGCGCTGTAACCCGGTACAAAACGATCGAAGTGGAGGTCGAAACACCCGAAGAGGCTCTGCGCGGAGCACAGGCAGGAGCGGACATCCTTCTCCTCGACAATATGAAACCGATCACGGTCCAGAAGACTCTGGACCTTCTCGAGAGCAGGGATGTGCGCAGGAACGTGCTCATCGAGGTGTCCGGGACCATTACCGAAGAAACCCTTGAGGCATATGCAGTTCTCGATATCGACCTCATCAGTATGGGAAGCCTCACTCACAGTGTCGTCAACACCGACGTCTCCCTCGAGATCCTTCCCGGCATGCAGACCATCCGGTTGTAA
- the mtrH gene encoding tetrahydromethanopterin S-methyltransferase subunit H, giving the protein MFKFEKEQAVHDFNGTKIGGQPGEYPRVLGASIFYNKHETVIDDEKGIIDKDRAEALWNRCLELSDQTGIKHFIQIISESGEAFESYFSWFDSIDNKNAFLMDSSMPGALAHACEYVTEVGLADRAIYNSINGSILPENIEALKNSDVNAAIVLAFNPGDASVIGREKVLAEGGVAGQAKSMLAIAEECGITRPILDTAATPLGLGSGGSFREILACKAIHGLPTGGAYHNMTVSWTWLKRWRKNVLAQQYEGKDILLEQMAHHHFGGFEGIRQAAWSAPDIGCNIMAATLGADLIMYGPIENCEAATTAIAFSDIVLAEAAREFGLQPQTEEHPLFKLC; this is encoded by the coding sequence ATGTTCAAATTTGAAAAAGAGCAGGCGGTACACGACTTTAACGGTACCAAGATAGGCGGGCAGCCCGGGGAATACCCGCGGGTTCTCGGAGCCTCCATCTTCTATAACAAGCACGAGACTGTTATCGACGATGAGAAGGGCATAATTGACAAGGATCGCGCAGAGGCGCTCTGGAACAGGTGTCTTGAACTTTCAGATCAGACTGGAATCAAACACTTCATCCAGATCATCTCTGAATCAGGAGAGGCATTTGAGAGCTACTTCTCATGGTTTGACTCCATTGACAACAAGAATGCATTTCTGATGGACTCATCCATGCCTGGGGCACTTGCCCACGCATGTGAGTACGTAACCGAGGTTGGTCTTGCAGATCGTGCAATCTACAACTCGATCAATGGTTCAATCCTCCCGGAGAACATTGAGGCACTGAAGAACAGTGACGTCAATGCAGCAATCGTCCTCGCCTTCAACCCTGGCGATGCCTCGGTTATCGGCCGTGAGAAGGTGCTCGCAGAGGGTGGCGTTGCAGGACAGGCAAAGTCCATGCTTGCAATCGCAGAAGAGTGCGGTATCACCCGCCCCATTCTCGACACAGCGGCAACTCCCCTCGGTCTTGGTTCCGGCGGTTCATTCCGTGAGATTCTCGCCTGCAAGGCAATCCACGGTCTCCCCACCGGTGGTGCCTACCACAACATGACCGTGTCCTGGACCTGGCTGAAGCGCTGGAGGAAAAATGTTCTTGCCCAGCAGTACGAAGGCAAGGACATCCTCCTTGAGCAGATGGCCCACCACCACTTTGGCGGTTTCGAAGGTATCAGGCAGGCTGCATGGTCGGCTCCTGATATCGGCTGTAACATCATGGCAGCAACCCTTGGTGCAGACCTCATCATGTACGGACCTATCGAGAACTGTGAAGCAGCAACGACTGCAATCGCCTTCTCCGATATCGTACTCGCCGAGGCAGCAAGAGAATTCGGCCTCCAGCCGCAGACCGAAGAGCACCCGCTCTTCAAGCTGTGCTGA
- the mtrA gene encoding tetrahydromethanopterin S-methyltransferase subunit A yields the protein MAAKKSPASGWPIIAGDYHSGNAESCVAVCTFGSHLDEQGICDAGAAICGSCKTENLGLEKLIANTISNPNIRFILFCGTEVKGHLSGQSLKALHENGVEGGKIVGSQGAIAFIENLDAAAIERFQQQVEIIDIMESEDMGAITGKIKECEGKDPGAFDADPMVVEVSEEEGGAGGAVSATANPQFLEIEAKLNAIEEKLEFAEAELAQRFGRKVGRDIGILYGLVAGLIVFMMLLVLLPKLGGFI from the coding sequence ATGGCAGCGAAAAAGTCTCCGGCATCCGGATGGCCTATTATCGCAGGCGATTATCACTCCGGAAACGCAGAGAGCTGTGTTGCAGTCTGTACCTTCGGGTCTCACCTGGATGAGCAGGGTATCTGTGATGCAGGCGCCGCAATCTGTGGTTCCTGTAAGACGGAGAACCTTGGTCTCGAGAAGCTGATTGCAAACACCATATCGAACCCGAACATCCGCTTCATCCTCTTCTGTGGAACAGAAGTGAAGGGTCACCTTTCCGGTCAGTCGCTCAAGGCACTGCACGAGAATGGTGTCGAAGGCGGAAAGATCGTCGGTTCACAGGGTGCAATCGCATTCATCGAGAACCTCGATGCAGCCGCAATCGAGCGGTTCCAGCAGCAGGTCGAGATCATCGATATCATGGAATCCGAGGACATGGGCGCAATCACCGGCAAGATCAAAGAGTGCGAGGGCAAGGACCCTGGTGCATTTGATGCCGACCCGATGGTTGTCGAAGTGTCCGAGGAAGAGGGCGGCGCCGGTGGCGCAGTATCGGCAACTGCAAACCCGCAGTTCCTTGAAATTGAGGCAAAACTCAATGCAATCGAGGAAAAACTCGAGTTCGCAGAAGCAGAACTTGCACAGAGATTCGGACGCAAGGTAGGCCGTGACATCGGTATTCTCTATGGCCTTGTGGCTGGTCTGATCGTATTCATGATGTTGTTGGTATTACTCCCCAAATTAGGCGGATTCATCTGA
- a CDS encoding tetrahydromethanopterin S-methyltransferase subunit F produces the protein MAEGNQSGPIRTAAIDQIMSDIKYKGQILARTNKLESAIQSGGVMGFAIGLIVALILVLVPGLMLGGI, from the coding sequence ATGGCAGAAGGAAATCAATCCGGACCAATTCGCACCGCTGCCATCGACCAGATCATGTCGGACATCAAGTACAAGGGCCAGATTCTCGCCCGTACCAACAAGCTTGAGTCTGCAATCCAGTCGGGCGGTGTCATGGGCTTTGCAATAGGCCTTATCGTTGCACTCATCCTTGTGCTCGTTCCGGGCCTGATGCTGGGAGGTATCTGA
- the mtrA gene encoding tetrahydromethanopterin S-methyltransferase subunit A — translation MANKKSPASGWPIIAGDYHSGNAESCVAVCTFGSHLDEQGICDAGAAICGSCKTENLGLEKLIANTISNPNIRFILFCGTEVKGHLSGQSLKALHENGVEGGKIVGSQGAIAFIENLDAAAIERFQQQVEIIDIMESEDMGAITGKIKECEGKDPGAFDADPMVVEVSEEEGGAGGEGAGEEVPLTAELALIHARMKTIQMMVTSMGYRDRYAAGVYSGKIEGIMIGLIISFILLGFLLIG, via the coding sequence ATGGCAAACAAGAAATCACCAGCATCCGGATGGCCTATTATCGCAGGCGATTATCACTCCGGAAACGCAGAGAGCTGTGTTGCAGTCTGTACCTTCGGGTCTCACCTGGATGAGCAGGGTATCTGTGATGCAGGCGCCGCAATCTGTGGTTCCTGTAAGACGGAGAACCTTGGTCTCGAGAAGCTGATTGCAAACACCATATCGAACCCGAACATCCGCTTCATCCTCTTCTGTGGAACAGAAGTGAAGGGTCACCTTTCCGGTCAGTCGCTCAAGGCACTGCACGAGAATGGTGTCGAAGGCGGAAAGATCGTCGGTTCACAGGGTGCAATCGCATTCATCGAGAACCTCGATGCAGCCGCAATCGAGCGGTTCCAGCAGCAGGTCGAGATCATCGATATCATGGAATCCGAGGACATGGGCGCAATCACCGGCAAGATCAAAGAGTGCGAGGGCAAGGACCCTGGTGCATTTGATGCCGACCCGATGGTTGTCGAAGTGTCCGAGGAAGAGGGTGGCGCCGGTGGAGAAGGTGCGGGCGAGGAAGTCCCCCTGACCGCTGAGCTTGCACTCATCCATGCCCGGATGAAGACCATCCAGATGATGGTGACCAGCATGGGATACCGTGACCGCTATGCGGCCGGTGTGTATTCAGGAAAAATTGAAGGAATCATGATTGGGTTGATCATTTCGTTCATCCTGCTTGGATTCCTGTTGATAGGGTGA
- the mtrB gene encoding tetrahydromethanopterin S-methyltransferase subunit MtrB — MGYVEVLPEFGLVADPIVGLVTTAGASLGPVIERVDELDKIADDIVNMLSGEGNFKASFPNREKSLLYAGSVTAMWYGLAVGLFIAGVIAFGFI; from the coding sequence ATGGGATATGTAGAAGTACTGCCTGAGTTCGGACTCGTCGCTGACCCCATCGTCGGTCTTGTGACCACTGCCGGAGCATCTCTTGGCCCGGTTATCGAGCGGGTCGACGAGCTCGACAAAATTGCAGATGACATTGTGAACATGCTTTCCGGTGAAGGCAACTTCAAGGCGTCGTTCCCCAACCGTGAGAAATCACTCCTCTATGCAGGAAGTGTCACGGCAATGTGGTATGGCCTTGCAGTCGGTCTCTTCATCGCGGGAGTAATCGCGTTTGGGTTCATTTGA
- the mtrC gene encoding tetrahydromethanopterin S-methyltransferase subunit MtrC has translation MSVKIEASEGGMPHDKMLGIGVVGALVCLYIVYLNSLMSTEVFAFFGGLAAVIALWWGTDSIKTLCSYGLGTGVPSAGMISLGSGVIAFLFATKLAGISPLAVPIGCVVIAAIIGAILGFIADKVLNMNIPVMTRMIAELTIVGSLTMLGFTAMVSGSFIFTDLIAGSVSFLGMEVTSYAASVIGGCVLATIFMLGAIAIQHPFNACLGPNESWDRTQMCALECGFLSMLVVAIMSVAFLGLFAVVISFAISVILWGWSYSEYIKLSKRDAFDWLDSKPIREVGGE, from the coding sequence ATGTCGGTTAAAATTGAAGCATCCGAAGGCGGCATGCCCCATGACAAAATGCTGGGCATCGGCGTTGTCGGAGCACTGGTATGTCTGTACATTGTCTACCTCAACAGCCTGATGTCTACTGAGGTCTTTGCCTTCTTCGGCGGCCTTGCAGCAGTCATCGCACTGTGGTGGGGTACTGACTCCATCAAGACGCTGTGCAGCTATGGTCTTGGTACCGGTGTCCCGTCAGCGGGTATGATCTCGCTCGGGTCCGGTGTCATCGCGTTCCTCTTTGCAACGAAACTCGCGGGAATCTCCCCGCTTGCAGTCCCTATCGGCTGTGTCGTCATTGCAGCAATTATCGGAGCAATCCTCGGATTTATTGCAGACAAGGTTCTGAACATGAACATCCCGGTCATGACCCGCATGATTGCCGAGCTGACCATCGTCGGTTCCCTGACGATGCTCGGATTCACCGCAATGGTCTCCGGTTCGTTTATCTTCACTGACCTGATTGCAGGATCCGTCTCGTTCCTCGGCATGGAAGTCACCAGCTACGCGGCGTCCGTCATCGGAGGCTGTGTGCTTGCAACGATCTTCATGCTTGGTGCAATCGCAATCCAGCACCCGTTCAACGCCTGCCTTGGCCCGAACGAATCCTGGGACAGGACCCAGATGTGCGCTCTCGAGTGCGGGTTCCTGAGCATGCTTGTAGTTGCAATCATGTCCGTTGCATTCCTTGGCCTCTTTGCAGTCGTGATTTCCTTTGCGATCTCCGTCATTCTCTGGGGCTGGTCTTACAGCGAGTACATCAAGCTCTCGAAGCGTGACGCATTTGACTGGCTTGACTCCAAGCCGATCCGAGAGGTTGGAGGTGAGTAA